In Planctomycetota bacterium, a genomic segment contains:
- a CDS encoding type II secretion system protein GspK — protein MVVLVLVGLVIIGAPFAISMRQAELTSINFAARTQARLVALGALNLAKAQLERSHEFYERIEADPTRTPPPTVYNSPYVDCLGELRVSLLDDPPGGIVLANPAGAMWSARAEDEQAKIHLNSAPRPLLANLLALITGETLDPANPGNTRAEKIADELWRNPADPIGRPPFTSFPQARQASTLLSEAEFQRIVRFLTLHSAPLVGDAAAGSPPQHPVNLNTCREEVLRALLRGLRLHQPDRAADQHKGVGYATQSFDTDGDGTVDKTVTDDFEALIRRLRVFTTLAADLSVNAAEVTLQSTADFPTPAPGDGYWISVEGDAVRYNAKTASGLTVWFDDKDPSHPLAARVDRDRRADPPVEVRLLFTDIEHDLAGVLDELVKEDKLTPDSKAAILAAAINPRNAAVLDTSTTTAPLCCHSFNIYTLEATGVMNAADGRELARYTVREVAQVAPCVDLEIKIDSQEEFERPLQAGLARRLATWPNPTQVADVAPKQTEVPTSAVARHGRLGLPLVEYDPADPAHVAARFVARFNGPLLEKALWGGRDGGRDSVWPQPFADLTTVKKDPGDDTDLSPEGIHIGRATLADGSAETRTLVYPARVDGAKDADGKPIDANNIAHSGDNVVLPLILETWVKFDADPGASGSAKFDYSRDRVLFDLGQQPFSNRLALVYYGRDSASGDLVLHVADSTNQPIAAQVRCRITGDSSAPAGLLAHEWFPMLPERWYHLVAIVKGIRYNEMALLINGRSVGSYFPVARTTGVLDTAASIPCTGTGTSDPNPTSPFRHQPWPVAGAAILGGEIIEYTGIAGNALTILTDATSAPVGRGSRGTKALSHPDGTRIELHGYVDYVHKDSDEWGEGDIEHLLDNMMDASQEPALLHALPAGNGPTGYPQVTVTDGDETNPAGVAAPAATTAVGTTNYWDQFSSSYQAATLGGAPDNTIPSGDWLPLAASEKWIVPSVEDGGALADDAARFDAVAADPGLLSMLTCTTQRPTIAKRLIEDTTDGFGFFKVEANPDAADAGEAVKFGKAGVVLVWRYHPDDAADPTKTDDQKRRIAWYIGYVAGFNDPANYTGRRACFDTAEKPIVEGAKLRFNCLKLSSNHDLARGHRGIQTITHDLVGTDATVDELRDRKGRGIFQIGFRSAAEPNALDVNQPFEWIQFTYPRFPHPPVPVGQDDVEEKLLAGKFLYDITRAAAGTGDKTTDPPAPFAFPAAPASKVMPVFFCSGYLRVLGNDLVERYMDLEKGVHDEVTLTDNTGQREDHWVHHGRGNMFAFRESIAPPPAHVFSYVNRPRLIKFPSGLPIEPDKHFYLGSDTMYKDGDKGAPATDGGGPSTGEPERPANATFDEVKIYQAPYGVARLWDCKPASAGGAPDGAKHVRDFSGLPAGYTPPFYLRIGNLEDVVPRDATEPFRFHSNGHVGSWPLEGYLKMDDEVMYYRVMYRRPVGRTSAPIKFIRPLDNDGNPLPFANDLVVVAKKDDTKLYLDLTEDEAKDFPDMGYLTIHNSWANLDYWNRIRDIMTTYGVTWDAINQDLQAGQEVRSADGKIIYGNHYINAEERVFFSGKRYDTSKNALEITLTHRGILNSTAQDIQMYDPATTSWFLDPNGRSSSASVSIISVELLILERGCLGTTPDSHALGARVNPLDHIHTSLAPRPMVKLQRDEAGRLLLEDGKIKVLPDNDPAFDLSKPEYEYGIVVEHHDNFPAEGYVQIGNEIVGYAQDRNGNTPIWTGKVPLPGTYDAATGTWDYQDMPLLTGIKLLRQRFGTPREDYLTPGATNAVSAVDFTEEEPAYYADAAGALGRRIVRLREARFHDRYPLSHTGEFTPHRAATPVGYWEFACSLPGALWTQVKWTEAQYDPATGTIVNDKPLDPDDPWDIQVMAQVDNAPAWDDAAADPATGKPVAQPVLWSAVPSRTDAVYDPPGYRLKKPVIYLFDDPTAHNYINARNDSTPLGQYGDRIRLRVYFKYNDYKAAEGAAPNYNVPWRTPWVDSITLRYKAPTHVMEHREMPY, from the coding sequence ATGGTCGTGCTCGTGCTCGTGGGCCTGGTGATCATCGGCGCCCCCTTCGCCATCTCGATGCGGCAGGCCGAGCTGACGAGCATCAACTTCGCCGCGCGCACCCAGGCGCGCCTGGTCGCCCTCGGCGCCCTCAACCTCGCCAAGGCCCAGCTCGAACGGTCCCACGAGTTCTACGAGCGCATCGAGGCCGACCCCACCCGCACCCCACCGCCCACCGTCTACAACTCGCCCTATGTGGATTGTCTTGGCGAGCTGCGCGTGAGCCTCCTCGACGACCCGCCCGGCGGCATCGTGCTGGCCAACCCCGCCGGCGCCATGTGGAGCGCCCGCGCCGAGGACGAGCAGGCGAAGATTCACCTCAACAGCGCCCCTCGCCCCCTCCTGGCCAACCTTCTGGCCCTGATCACGGGCGAAACACTCGACCCGGCGAATCCCGGGAACACGCGCGCCGAGAAGATCGCCGACGAGCTGTGGCGCAACCCCGCCGACCCCATCGGCCGGCCCCCCTTCACCAGCTTCCCCCAGGCCCGTCAGGCCAGCACGCTCCTCTCCGAGGCCGAGTTCCAGCGCATCGTCCGCTTCCTCACGCTCCACTCGGCCCCGCTCGTGGGCGACGCGGCGGCCGGCTCCCCCCCGCAACACCCCGTGAACCTCAACACGTGCCGCGAGGAGGTGCTCCGCGCCCTGCTGCGCGGCCTCCGCCTGCACCAGCCCGACCGCGCCGCCGACCAGCACAAGGGCGTGGGCTACGCCACCCAGAGCTTCGACACCGACGGCGACGGCACCGTGGACAAGACGGTGACCGACGACTTCGAGGCCCTCATCCGCCGCCTGCGCGTCTTCACCACGCTGGCCGCCGACCTCAGCGTCAACGCCGCCGAAGTCACCCTCCAGAGCACCGCGGACTTCCCCACCCCCGCCCCGGGCGACGGCTACTGGATCTCGGTCGAGGGCGATGCCGTCCGCTACAACGCCAAGACCGCCTCGGGCCTGACCGTGTGGTTCGACGACAAGGACCCCTCGCACCCTCTCGCTGCGCGGGTGGACCGCGACCGCAGGGCCGACCCGCCGGTCGAGGTGCGCCTGCTCTTCACCGACATCGAGCACGACCTGGCCGGCGTGCTCGACGAGCTGGTGAAGGAAGACAAGCTCACGCCCGACAGCAAGGCGGCCATCCTGGCCGCCGCCATCAACCCCCGCAACGCCGCCGTGCTCGACACGAGCACCACCACCGCCCCCCTCTGCTGCCACTCGTTCAACATCTACACCCTCGAGGCCACGGGCGTGATGAACGCGGCCGACGGCCGCGAGCTGGCCCGCTACACTGTGCGCGAGGTCGCCCAGGTGGCCCCGTGCGTGGACCTCGAGATCAAGATTGACAGCCAGGAGGAGTTCGAGCGGCCCCTCCAGGCCGGCCTCGCCCGCCGCCTGGCCACCTGGCCCAACCCCACCCAGGTGGCCGACGTGGCGCCCAAGCAGACCGAGGTGCCCACCAGCGCCGTCGCCCGCCACGGCCGGCTGGGGCTGCCGCTCGTCGAGTACGACCCCGCCGACCCGGCCCACGTGGCCGCGCGCTTCGTCGCCCGCTTCAACGGCCCCCTCCTCGAGAAAGCCCTCTGGGGCGGGCGGGACGGCGGACGCGACTCCGTGTGGCCCCAGCCCTTCGCCGACCTGACGACCGTGAAGAAGGACCCCGGCGACGACACGGACCTCAGCCCCGAGGGCATCCACATCGGCCGGGCCACCCTGGCCGACGGGTCCGCCGAGACCCGCACCCTCGTCTACCCCGCCCGCGTGGACGGCGCGAAGGACGCCGACGGCAAGCCCATTGACGCCAACAACATCGCCCACAGCGGCGATAACGTGGTGCTGCCGCTCATCCTCGAAACGTGGGTGAAGTTCGACGCCGACCCCGGCGCCTCGGGCAGCGCGAAGTTCGACTACTCGCGCGACCGCGTGCTCTTCGACCTCGGCCAGCAGCCGTTCAGCAACCGCCTGGCGCTCGTCTACTACGGCCGCGATTCGGCCAGCGGCGACCTGGTGCTGCACGTGGCCGACTCGACCAACCAGCCCATCGCCGCCCAGGTGCGCTGCCGCATCACGGGCGACTCGTCGGCGCCCGCCGGCCTGCTCGCGCACGAGTGGTTCCCCATGCTGCCCGAGCGCTGGTACCACCTGGTTGCCATCGTCAAGGGCATCCGCTACAACGAGATGGCCCTGCTCATCAACGGCCGCAGCGTGGGCAGCTACTTCCCCGTCGCCCGCACCACGGGCGTGCTCGACACCGCCGCCAGCATCCCCTGCACCGGCACGGGCACGAGCGACCCGAACCCGACCAGCCCCTTCCGCCATCAGCCCTGGCCGGTCGCCGGCGCGGCCATCCTGGGCGGCGAGATCATCGAGTACACCGGCATCGCCGGCAACGCCCTCACCATCCTCACCGACGCCACCAGCGCCCCCGTCGGCCGCGGCTCGCGCGGCACCAAGGCCCTCTCCCACCCCGACGGCACCCGCATCGAGCTGCACGGCTATGTGGACTACGTGCACAAGGACAGCGACGAGTGGGGCGAGGGCGACATCGAGCACCTGCTCGACAACATGATGGACGCGAGCCAGGAGCCGGCCCTGCTCCACGCCCTGCCCGCCGGCAACGGCCCGACGGGCTATCCCCAGGTCACCGTCACCGACGGCGACGAGACGAATCCCGCCGGCGTCGCCGCCCCCGCCGCCACTACCGCCGTCGGCACCACGAACTACTGGGACCAGTTCTCCAGCTCGTACCAGGCCGCCACCCTGGGCGGCGCGCCCGACAACACGATTCCCTCGGGCGACTGGCTGCCCCTCGCCGCCAGCGAGAAGTGGATCGTGCCCTCGGTCGAGGATGGCGGAGCCCTGGCCGACGACGCGGCGCGATTCGACGCCGTGGCCGCCGACCCGGGTCTCCTCTCGATGCTCACGTGCACGACCCAGCGCCCCACCATCGCCAAGCGCCTCATCGAGGACACCACCGACGGCTTCGGCTTCTTCAAAGTCGAGGCCAACCCCGACGCCGCCGACGCCGGCGAGGCCGTCAAGTTCGGCAAAGCCGGCGTCGTGCTCGTCTGGCGCTATCACCCCGACGATGCCGCCGACCCGACGAAGACCGACGACCAGAAGCGCCGGATCGCCTGGTACATCGGCTACGTCGCGGGTTTCAACGACCCCGCGAACTACACCGGCCGCCGCGCCTGCTTCGACACCGCCGAGAAGCCCATCGTCGAGGGCGCCAAGCTGCGCTTCAACTGCCTCAAGCTCTCCAGCAACCACGACCTCGCCCGCGGCCACCGCGGCATCCAGACCATCACCCACGACCTCGTGGGCACCGACGCCACGGTGGACGAGCTGCGCGACCGCAAGGGCCGCGGCATTTTCCAGATCGGCTTCCGCAGCGCCGCTGAGCCCAACGCCCTCGACGTCAACCAGCCCTTCGAGTGGATTCAGTTCACTTACCCGCGCTTCCCGCACCCGCCCGTGCCCGTCGGCCAGGACGACGTCGAGGAGAAGCTCCTCGCCGGCAAGTTCCTCTACGACATCACCCGCGCCGCGGCCGGCACGGGCGACAAGACGACCGACCCGCCCGCCCCCTTCGCCTTCCCCGCCGCGCCCGCCTCCAAGGTCATGCCCGTGTTCTTCTGCTCCGGCTACCTCCGCGTGCTCGGCAACGACCTCGTCGAGCGGTACATGGACCTCGAGAAGGGCGTGCACGACGAGGTCACGCTCACCGACAACACCGGCCAGCGCGAGGACCACTGGGTGCACCACGGCCGGGGCAACATGTTCGCCTTCCGCGAGTCCATCGCCCCGCCGCCGGCGCACGTCTTCTCCTACGTCAACCGCCCGCGGCTCATCAAGTTCCCCTCGGGCCTGCCCATCGAGCCCGACAAGCACTTCTACCTCGGCAGCGACACGATGTACAAGGACGGCGACAAGGGCGCGCCGGCCACCGACGGCGGCGGCCCGAGCACGGGCGAGCCCGAGCGCCCCGCCAACGCCACCTTCGACGAGGTGAAGATCTACCAGGCCCCCTACGGCGTCGCACGGCTGTGGGACTGCAAGCCGGCCTCCGCCGGCGGCGCGCCCGACGGCGCGAAGCACGTGCGCGACTTCAGCGGCCTGCCCGCCGGCTACACCCCGCCCTTCTACCTGCGCATCGGCAACCTCGAGGACGTGGTGCCGCGCGACGCGACCGAGCCCTTCCGCTTCCACTCCAACGGCCACGTGGGCTCCTGGCCCCTCGAGGGCTACCTGAAGATGGACGACGAGGTGATGTATTACCGCGTCATGTACCGCCGCCCCGTCGGCCGCACCTCGGCCCCCATCAAGTTCATCCGCCCCCTCGACAACGACGGCAACCCCCTCCCCTTCGCCAACGACCTGGTGGTCGTGGCGAAGAAGGACGACACGAAGCTCTATCTCGACCTCACCGAGGACGAGGCCAAGGACTTCCCCGACATGGGCTACCTCACCATCCACAACTCCTGGGCCAACCTCGACTACTGGAACCGCATCCGCGACATCATGACCACCTACGGCGTCACGTGGGACGCGATCAACCAGGACCTCCAGGCCGGCCAGGAGGTGCGGAGCGCCGACGGCAAGATCATCTACGGCAACCACTACATCAATGCCGAAGAGCGCGTCTTCTTCAGCGGCAAGCGCTACGACACGAGCAAGAACGCCCTCGAGATCACCCTCACCCACCGCGGCATCCTCAACTCCACGGCCCAGGATATCCAGATGTACGACCCCGCGACCACGAGCTGGTTCCTCGACCCCAACGGAAGGTCCAGCAGCGCCAGCGTCAGCATCATCAGCGTCGAGCTGCTCATCCTCGAGCGCGGCTGCCTGGGCACCACGCCCGACAGCCACGCCCTCGGCGCCCGCGTGAACCCCCTCGACCACATCCACACCAGCCTCGCCCCGCGCCCCATGGTCAAGCTCCAGCGCGACGAGGCCGGCCGCCTGCTCCTCGAGGACGGCAAGATCAAGGTCCTGCCCGACAACGACCCCGCCTTCGACCTCTCGAAGCCCGAATACGAGTACGGCATCGTGGTCGAACACCACGACAACTTCCCCGCCGAGGGCTACGTGCAGATCGGCAACGAAATCGTCGGCTACGCGCAGGACCGCAACGGCAACACCCCGATCTGGACCGGCAAGGTGCCCCTGCCCGGCACCTACGATGCCGCCACGGGGACCTGGGACTACCAGGACATGCCCCTCCTCACCGGTATCAAGCTCCTCCGCCAGCGCTTCGGCACCCCGCGGGAGGACTACCTCACGCCCGGCGCAACCAATGCCGTGAGCGCGGTGGACTTCACGGAGGAGGAGCCGGCCTATTACGCCGACGCGGCCGGCGCCCTCGGCCGCCGCATCGTGCGTCTGCGCGAGGCCCGCTTCCACGACCGCTATCCCCTCTCGCATACCGGCGAGTTCACCCCCCACCGCGCCGCCACGCCCGTGGGCTACTGGGAGTTCGCCTGCTCCCTGCCCGGCGCGCTGTGGACCCAGGTGAAGTGGACCGAGGCCCAGTACGACCCGGCCACGGGCACGATCGTCAACGACAAGCCCCTCGACCCCGACGACCCGTGGGACATCCAGGTGATGGCCCAGGTGGACAACGCGCCGGCCTGGGACGATGCGGCCGCCGACCCGGCCACGGGCAAGCCCGTCGCGCAGCCGGTCCTCTGGAGCGCCGTGCCCTCGCGCACCGACGCCGTCTACGACCCGCCCGGCTATCGCCTCAAGAAGCCCGTCATCTACCTCTTCGATGACCCGACGGCCCACAACTACATCAACGCACGCAACGACAGCACCCCCCTCGGCCAGTACGGCGACCGCATTCGCCTCCGCGTCTACTTCAAGTACAATGACTACAAGGCCGCCGAGGGCGCCGCACCCAACTACAACGTCCCCTGGCGCACGCCGTGGGTGGACTCCATTACGCTCCGCTACAAGGCCCCGACCCACGTGATGGAACACAGGGAGATGCCGTACTGA
- a CDS encoding prepilin-type N-terminal cleavage/methylation domain-containing protein produces the protein MAIGRSAIRHPPSAMTLVELLVAMSVVAILMLGGVGVYWRMNRGFALQAATSSIETVLRAARHAAIHERGPAVVVAEPRADEPKQIGLLYALSRQTVSHWHFESPSQFAGSKVLGALGQEATATGSPTPAPGRIGTALLLDGATTSLQVTSPYLDGLREGVFIEAYVWPDAAGLSSGAILPIACKDARAASSYRLELVYDGDNTFSLQGAVRVDLGGSAHELTVASREVPIPAGEWTHVGLAYARDGKDSAGDSQARFLLRVNSEEAEPPRPPDVGNTLLLVPNTQPLTIGSDGANHFKGRIDELKIAGLVAGEVHRIPSNTEVAFDPGGSRDGRVHFDREGKLDPAQHTGPVFFRVVSAEDRLLRTVRITWLGSVEVFNGEPPAD, from the coding sequence ATGGCCATTGGGCGATCTGCCATCCGCCATCCGCCATCCGCAATGACCCTGGTCGAACTCCTCGTCGCCATGTCGGTCGTGGCGATCCTCATGCTCGGCGGGGTCGGCGTGTACTGGCGCATGAACCGCGGCTTCGCGCTCCAGGCCGCCACGTCGAGCATCGAGACCGTGCTCCGCGCGGCCCGCCACGCCGCCATCCACGAGCGGGGGCCCGCCGTCGTCGTGGCCGAGCCGCGCGCCGACGAGCCGAAGCAGATCGGCCTCCTCTACGCCCTGAGCCGCCAGACCGTGAGCCACTGGCACTTCGAGAGCCCCTCGCAGTTCGCGGGCAGCAAAGTGCTGGGCGCCCTGGGGCAGGAGGCCACGGCCACCGGCTCGCCCACGCCGGCGCCCGGGCGCATTGGCACGGCGCTGCTGCTGGACGGCGCAACCACGAGCCTCCAGGTCACCAGCCCCTATCTCGACGGCCTGCGCGAGGGCGTGTTCATCGAGGCCTACGTGTGGCCCGACGCGGCCGGCCTCTCGAGCGGCGCCATTCTGCCCATCGCCTGCAAGGATGCCCGGGCCGCCTCCAGCTACCGTCTCGAGCTCGTCTACGACGGCGACAACACGTTCAGCCTTCAGGGCGCCGTGAGGGTGGACCTGGGCGGCAGCGCCCACGAGCTGACCGTTGCCAGCCGCGAGGTCCCCATCCCCGCCGGCGAGTGGACTCACGTGGGGCTGGCCTACGCCCGCGACGGCAAGGACAGCGCGGGCGACAGCCAGGCCCGCTTCCTCCTGCGGGTCAACAGCGAGGAGGCCGAGCCGCCGAGGCCCCCCGACGTGGGGAACACGCTGCTGCTCGTGCCCAATACGCAGCCCCTGACCATCGGGAGCGATGGCGCGAATCACTTCAAGGGGCGGATTGACGAACTCAAGATCGCCGGCCTCGTGGCGGGGGAAGTCCACAGAATCCCCAGCAACACCGAGGTGGCGTTCGACCCCGGCGGCAGCCGCGACGGGCGGGTGCACTTCGACCGCGAGGGCAAGCTCGACCCCGCGCAGCACACCGGCCCCGTGTTCTTCCGCGTGGTGTCGGCCGAGGACCGCCTGCTGCGCACCGTGCGCATCACCTGGCTGGGGTCCGTCGAGGTTTTCAACGGCGAGCCGCCGGCCGACTAG
- a CDS encoding prepilin-type N-terminal cleavage/methylation domain-containing protein, protein MLARGPAPSRHAAAFTLVEMLVVMGIVTLLVALLFPAFNAIRRNQKVRRTQATLEAIASGIDAYQNDFGLYPPSEHVVGTNRGNRSLVVLLNAKGGRSAPYLPSAFYDDGEIRMPLLLDEWERPFIYFDTAAMRDATVHDYDVLGDRAVRPARAAGGDYCNFGRFQLWSCGPNETNDQGRGEALGADDLANFVAK, encoded by the coding sequence ATGCTCGCACGAGGTCCCGCACCGTCCCGACACGCGGCCGCCTTTACCCTGGTTGAGATGCTGGTGGTCATGGGCATTGTCACACTGCTCGTGGCCCTTCTGTTCCCCGCCTTCAACGCCATCCGCCGCAACCAGAAGGTCCGCCGCACCCAGGCCACCCTGGAGGCCATCGCCAGCGGCATTGACGCCTACCAGAACGACTTCGGCCTCTACCCCCCGTCCGAGCACGTGGTCGGCACCAACCGAGGCAACCGCTCGCTCGTCGTGCTGCTCAACGCCAAGGGCGGGCGCAGCGCGCCCTATCTGCCCTCGGCCTTCTACGACGACGGCGAGATTCGCATGCCCCTGCTCCTCGACGAGTGGGAGCGCCCGTTCATCTACTTCGACACCGCCGCGATGCGCGACGCCACGGTGCACGACTACGACGTCCTGGGCGACCGGGCCGTGCGGCCGGCCCGGGCCGCGGGCGGCGACTACTGCAACTTCGGGCGCTTCCAGCTCTGGTCGTGCGGCCCGAACGAGACCAACGACCAGGGCCGCGGCGAGGCCCTGGGCGCCGACGACCTGGCGAACTTCGTGGCGAAATGA
- a CDS encoding choice-of-anchor Q domain-containing protein, which yields MTARAPGCILLAALVPFLFVPSEGGAATPRRVTIGAGSGHLSYPDAQATLKLRPGDTLYIAAGRYSGLALGNLTGTAEAPITVTCDPEAHFTTATPQPNDFANLAHVRFEGFRYIGYNSTCMRIAGNSHHVTFKDFVIKDASGYCFHVYDPRKVFDGTRESTFHDFRWENVTVDGKVNGHAITNTDYNIAAMRSVALDFEIVGCTFRRFDNAEQAFGAIALDKCFNLRVHGCSFSDMGMARSPIGHNICIGGSGTFTVSGNRFTRQWANDVRMFPMKLNALGYDGPEAVCRFYNNISWEKRKYPMYEHNRVKQADIDASRGYFSHAASEVCFNTLYRSRRAADSGDPYCGVLADIYGPNVTVKHNLVIEPEADAPFDPKRDYVYHLGAGPQKGLVVENNLVCRTWAEAGLVDTETFAPGERSPARDAATGRIPYIAKDHYGNARYVGAAADLGAVESR from the coding sequence ATGACAGCAAGAGCTCCGGGCTGTATTTTGCTGGCCGCGCTTGTGCCATTTCTCTTCGTGCCAAGCGAGGGCGGGGCGGCCACCCCCCGGCGCGTCACCATCGGCGCCGGCTCGGGGCACTTGAGTTACCCTGACGCGCAGGCGACGCTGAAGCTGCGGCCGGGCGACACGCTCTACATTGCCGCCGGCAGGTACAGCGGCCTCGCGCTTGGCAATCTCACCGGCACGGCCGAGGCCCCCATCACGGTGACGTGCGACCCCGAGGCCCACTTCACCACGGCCACGCCGCAGCCCAACGACTTCGCCAACCTCGCCCACGTGCGCTTCGAGGGCTTCCGCTACATCGGCTACAACAGCACCTGCATGCGAATCGCGGGCAACAGCCATCACGTTACCTTCAAGGACTTCGTCATCAAGGATGCCTCGGGCTATTGCTTCCACGTCTACGACCCGAGGAAGGTCTTCGACGGCACGCGCGAGAGCACGTTCCACGACTTCAGGTGGGAGAACGTGACGGTTGACGGCAAGGTGAACGGCCACGCGATCACGAACACCGATTACAATATCGCGGCGATGCGGTCGGTCGCCCTCGACTTCGAGATCGTGGGCTGCACCTTCCGCCGGTTCGACAATGCCGAGCAGGCGTTCGGCGCCATCGCCCTCGACAAGTGCTTCAACCTGCGCGTCCACGGCTGCTCCTTCAGCGACATGGGCATGGCCCGTTCGCCCATCGGCCACAACATCTGCATCGGCGGCTCGGGCACCTTCACCGTCTCCGGCAACCGCTTCACCCGCCAGTGGGCCAACGACGTGCGGATGTTCCCCATGAAGCTCAACGCCCTGGGCTACGACGGCCCCGAGGCCGTGTGCCGCTTCTACAACAACATCAGTTGGGAGAAGCGCAAGTACCCCATGTACGAGCACAACCGCGTGAAGCAGGCCGACATTGATGCCTCGCGCGGTTACTTCTCGCACGCGGCCTCGGAGGTCTGCTTCAACACCCTTTACCGGTCGCGGCGGGCCGCCGACAGCGGCGACCCCTATTGCGGCGTGCTCGCGGACATCTATGGCCCCAATGTCACGGTCAAGCACAACCTCGTCATCGAGCCGGAAGCCGACGCGCCGTTCGACCCGAAGCGCGACTACGTCTACCACTTGGGCGCAGGCCCGCAGAAGGGCCTCGTGGTCGAGAACAACCTCGTGTGCCGCACCTGGGCCGAGGCGGGACTGGTGGACACTGAGACCTTCGCCCCCGGCGAGCGAAGCCCTGCACGCGACGCCGCGACGGGACGAATCCCCTACATCGCGAAGGACCACTACGGCAACGCCCGCTACGTGGGCGCGGCCGCCGACCTCGGCGCCGTGGAGAGCCGCTGA
- a CDS encoding PQQ-binding-like beta-propeller repeat protein, with product MVTRFCSIVLAMATVPAWAEVVGWRSANATYPDAAPPLEWGAEGKPSIRWKTQVGRSYSSPIVVGGKVFVTAEPDWLVCLDAASGRVLWKASNGFGDLPAGLQAKERRIKTNAGNTAATPTSDGERVWAVFASGIVACYDANGQRQWMQHFDLPQELEFARSASPVLAGERLLVMIGHLFALEAKTGRLLWKAEDVKETYGSPAVADVGGGSVPRAKEWEKTRGAEAPPTARKVGDAEVAITSSGYAVRLADGKALASELGELKYATPLVHAGAVYFVGYNSRALHLSGVAGDKLEAKELWTAELEGDFFSSPLLHDGLLYTVNDFGTLYVLDAKTGKTVAERELDIPNASGKPGVLPAHIYPSIVLAGKHLFVFNDVGTCLILAPGRDPKPVGRNSLPEGAPGTPVFAGKHIFVRGGENLYCIGE from the coding sequence ATGGTGACGCGGTTCTGCTCCATCGTGCTGGCGATGGCCACGGTGCCCGCCTGGGCCGAGGTCGTCGGCTGGCGCTCGGCCAACGCCACCTACCCCGACGCCGCGCCGCCGCTGGAGTGGGGCGCCGAAGGAAAGCCGAGCATTCGCTGGAAGACCCAGGTGGGCAGGAGCTACTCGTCGCCCATCGTAGTCGGCGGCAAGGTGTTCGTCACCGCCGAGCCCGACTGGCTCGTTTGCCTGGACGCGGCGAGTGGGCGGGTGCTGTGGAAGGCGTCGAACGGCTTCGGCGACCTGCCCGCTGGGCTCCAGGCCAAGGAGCGGCGGATAAAGACCAACGCCGGCAACACGGCGGCCACGCCCACGAGCGACGGCGAGCGGGTGTGGGCCGTGTTCGCCAGCGGCATCGTGGCCTGCTACGACGCGAACGGCCAGCGCCAGTGGATGCAGCACTTCGACCTGCCGCAGGAGCTGGAGTTCGCCCGCAGCGCCTCGCCCGTCCTCGCGGGCGAACGGCTGCTCGTGATGATCGGCCACCTGTTTGCCCTCGAGGCGAAGACGGGCAGGCTGCTCTGGAAGGCCGAGGACGTGAAGGAAACGTACGGCTCGCCAGCCGTGGCGGATGTGGGCGGGGGCTCTGTCCCCCGCGCAAAGGAGTGGGAGAAGACGCGGGGCGCGGAGGCCCCGCCCACAGCACGGAAGGTTGGCGATGCCGAGGTCGCCATCACATCCAGCGGCTACGCCGTGCGCCTGGCCGACGGCAAGGCGCTGGCGAGCGAGCTCGGCGAGCTGAAGTACGCCACGCCACTCGTGCACGCGGGCGCGGTGTACTTCGTGGGCTACAACTCGCGCGCCCTGCACCTCTCGGGCGTGGCGGGCGACAAGCTCGAGGCCAAGGAGCTGTGGACGGCCGAGCTGGAGGGCGATTTCTTCTCGTCGCCCCTCCTGCACGACGGGCTGCTCTACACGGTGAACGACTTCGGCACGCTCTACGTGCTCGATGCGAAGACGGGCAAGACCGTGGCCGAGCGAGAGCTGGACATTCCGAACGCGAGCGGCAAGCCTGGCGTGCTGCCCGCTCATATCTACCCCAGCATCGTGCTCGCGGGCAAGCACCTGTTCGTCTTCAACGATGTTGGCACGTGCCTCATCCTTGCGCCTGGCCGCGACCCGAAGCCGGTGGGCCGCAACTCGCTGCCCGAGGGCGCCCCCGGCACGCCCGTGTTCGCCGGCAAACACATCTTCGTCCGAGGCGGGGAGAACCTCTACTGCATCGGTGAGTAA